One Halorientalis litorea DNA segment encodes these proteins:
- a CDS encoding DUF5795 family protein produces the protein MADNRVVQGRMVTPGKLAELIEGESVMDAEAIEDADRECPDCGGDVLAVGYMPSVTEFVTGFKCQDCDWSETDRD, from the coding sequence GGTTCAGGGGCGGATGGTTACCCCCGGAAAGCTGGCCGAACTGATAGAGGGAGAGAGCGTGATGGACGCCGAAGCCATCGAGGACGCCGACCGGGAGTGCCCGGACTGCGGCGGCGACGTGCTGGCCGTCGGCTACATGCCCAGCGTCACGGAGTTCGTGACCGGCTTCAAGTGCCAAGACTGCGACTGGTCGGAGACCGACCGCGACTGA